One genomic region from Mytilus trossulus isolate FHL-02 chromosome 9, PNRI_Mtr1.1.1.hap1, whole genome shotgun sequence encodes:
- the LOC134684126 gene encoding uncharacterized protein LOC134684126, whose protein sequence is MNVQKEDNGVNRDYPMTTLRAFGGLHIGIGILCAILGIAVFIIDNVNMSKDCYIDNNGSYIDNNGTAHDEKECENQVSSAQTFFVYDIICFLFSGWFIITGSFPFCMTQRRQSSWRCLKITFMVCNIVAATLFVPGVFSFRVFGAVVRVEPRTDTVVLSSFIAVLGAFDWILAIAAASYCCCCTSWDDTDKSVVYVTFGQHANVEEMPNSKTMQSKLSQDGSKMRSGIYPAVDMTQ, encoded by the exons ATGAATGTACAGAAGGAAGACAACGGAGTCAATAGAGACTATCCTATGACGACACTGAGAGCGTTTGGTGGATTGCACATAGGCATTGGTATACTATGTGCAATACTGGGTATTGCTGTATTCATCATTGACAATGTTAATATGAGTAAAGATTGCTACATTGATAACAATGGAAGCTACATTGATAACAATGGAACTGCACACGATGAAAAAGAATGTGAAAATCAAGTGTCGTCGGCTCAAACATTCTTTGTTTATGACATAATATGTTTCCTGTTTTCTGGATGG TTTATAATTACTGGAAGCTTTCCATTTTGTATGACCCAAAGACGTCAAAGTAGTTGGAGGTGTTTG AAAATAACTTTTATGGTTTGTAATATTGTCGCTGCAACTCTTTTTGTACCAGGTGTATTTAGTTTCAGAGTGTTCGGAGCGGTTGTG CGAGTAGAACCTAGAACTGATACGGTTGTTTTGTCGTCCTTCATAGCAGTGTTGGGTGCTTTTGATTGGATACTAGCCATTGCTGCAGCATCCTACTGTTGCTGTTGTACATCATGGGATGACACTGAT AAGTCAGTAGTATACGTCACTTTCGGACAACATGCAAATGTGGAAGAAATGCCAAATTCAAAAACTATGCAGTCAAAATTGAGTCAGGATGGATCTAAAATGCGTAGTGGAATTTATCCAGCGGTAGACATGACACAATAA
- the LOC134684127 gene encoding uncharacterized protein LOC134684127: MNIQNTDNEASNEYRVKSLRVFGGIQIVIGVLCGILSLAGVITDSVNLSKSCDYNDNSNYNYDGDYYPCSSPLLAYDIICVIFSGWFILTGTFPFCMTPRRQSRWKCLKIAFMVCCIVSASLFVPTVFSLGVVGAISRAEYESVAKVLSSIIALLGFVELVIAIVASSFCCCCSSFGSSERTFVYITAGPQTNVLGMPNTQIIQTVTGQNVSAAHTGVYPAGMMMQQYPVSTPQFTAAAPGQGVNNQSPPPYKI, encoded by the exons ATGAATATACAGAATACAGATAACGAAGCCTCCAACGAATATCGAGTGAAGTCGCTGAGGGTGTTTGGCGGGATACAGATTGTGATTGGTGTACTATGTGGAATTCTGAGTTTAGCTGGAGTAATCACTGACAGTGTAAATCTGAGTAAAAGTTGTGATTACAATGATAATTCTAATTACAATTATGATGGTGATTACTATCCGTGTTCATCACCACTCCTTGCTTACGATATAATTTGTGTCATCTTTTCAGGATGG tttataCTGACAGGAACTTTTCCATTTTGCATGACCCCGAGGCGTCAAAGTCGCTGGAAATGTTTG AAAATTGCGTTCATGGTTTGTTGTATTGTCAGTGCATCCTTGTTTGTACCAACAGTATTTAGTTTGGGAGTTGTCGGAGCAATTTCT CGAGCAGAATATGAAAGTGTTGCTAAAGTGTTGTCGTCTATCATTGCACTGTTGGGTTTTGTTGAATTGGTCATAGCCATAGTTGCATCGTCCTTCTGCTGTTGCTGCTCATCATTTGGTTCATCAGAG AGAACATTCGTGTACATCACTGCCGGACCGCAAACAAATGTACTTGGAATGCCAAATACCCAAATTATTCAGACTGTAACCGGACAGAACGTATCTGCCGCGCATACTGGTGTTTATCCTGCAGGAATGATGATGCAACAATATCCGGTTTCTACACCTCAGTTTACAGCTGCTGCTCCAGGTCAAGGGGTCAATAATCAATCACCACCACCTTACAAGATATAA